One Mytilus trossulus isolate FHL-02 chromosome 5, PNRI_Mtr1.1.1.hap1, whole genome shotgun sequence DNA segment encodes these proteins:
- the LOC134719394 gene encoding uncharacterized protein LOC134719394, protein MSLYTPCPKLTRSHLDLTPFGRMKVNLAAQVLSSTVANALEMMYGDNVSETVNFLRIIDKFFDCLNVRNLYEGRNKRNPNLNPYTNINDERLQWLTGDFLSYFDLWEQSVMQRPGEFTNKQRKGMLLSRQTLTGLKISVLSIVACVKFLLEIGA, encoded by the exons ATGTCACTTTACACTCCATGTCCAAAACTGACAAGAAGCCACCTTGACCTAACACCATTTGGACGCATGAAAGTGAATTTAGCTGCACAG GTGCTGAGTTCTACTGTGGCAAATGCTTTAGAGATGATGTACGGTGATAATGTTAGTGAAACAGTTAATTTTCTCCGGATAATTGACAAATTTTTTGACTGTCTAAATGTCAGAAACCTCTATGAGGGACGAAATAAGCGGAATCCGAATTTGAATCCATACACCAATATAAATGACGAAAGGCTTCAGTGGCTTACTGGTGActttttaagttattttgatTTGTGGGAGCAATCTGTTATGCAGAGACCAGGTGAATTTACAAACAAGCAGAGGAAAGGTATGCTTTTAAGTAGACAAACATTAACTGGTTTGAAGATAAGTGTGCTTTCCATTGTGGCATGTGTCAAATTTCTTCTTGAGATTGGAGCTTAG